A genomic window from Salvia miltiorrhiza cultivar Shanhuang (shh) chromosome 5, IMPLAD_Smil_shh, whole genome shotgun sequence includes:
- the LOC131024563 gene encoding DCD domain-containing protein NRP-B-like, protein MEETQQRKAEETQKRKVKAVARKRRAYSEFLPLGEALGGYIFVCNNGTILDCLRRNIFGLPDRFGESVRAIRPGTPVFLYNYSTRLLHGIFEAVSFGGMNIDPEAWPHPEIPGRSFYPAQVRVRCRMACPPLNRAVFRSLVGHSAANRYHQELSVSQALMLLETFQYLHWYCVTLAQQMATSAFYYWHV, encoded by the exons ATGGAGGAGACTCAGCAGAGAAAGGCGGAGGAGACTCAGAAGAGAAAGGTGAAGGCGGTGGCGCGGAAGCGGCGGGCATACTCGGAGTTCTTGCCGCTGGGTGAGGCTCTCGGCGGCTATATCTTCGTCTGCAATAATGGGACCATTCTCGACTGTCTCCGGCGAAATATATTCG GACTCCCTGATCGTTTTGGAGAATCGGTTAGAGCAATAAGGCCTGGAACACCTGTCTTCCTCTATAATTATAGCACTAGACTACTGCATGGAATTTTCGAG GCAGTAAGCTTTGGAGGCATGAATATCGATCCAGAAGCTTGGCCGCACCCTGAGATTCCGGGCAGATCATTCTATCCTGCTCAG GTTCGTGTACGATGCAGGATGGCCTGCCCGCCTCTAAACCGTGCCGTGTTCAGATCATTAGTCGGACACTCTGCTGCTAACAGATATCATCAAGAGTTGAGTGTGTctcag GCACTCATGCTATTGGAAACCTTTCAGTATTTGCACTGGTACTGTGTTACATTAGCTCAACAAATGGCCACATCTGCCTTCTATTATTGGCATGTTTGA